Proteins encoded by one window of Paroedura picta isolate Pp20150507F chromosome 9, Ppicta_v3.0, whole genome shotgun sequence:
- the COX6C gene encoding cytochrome c oxidase subunit 6C → MTSALLTKPRMRGLLASRLKKYLAVAGIGAMGIFLTFKFGLMIPRRRAYDEFYKNYDIEKEFEAMRKTGVFQSAPLK, encoded by the exons ATGACATCTGCTTTGCTGACCAAACCGAGGATGAGAGGCCTGTTGGCCAGCCGTCTAAAGAAATACCTTGCAGTGGCGGGTATTGGTGCTATGGGGATTTTTCTGACATTCAAG tTTGGTTTGATGATACCAAGGAGGCGAGCGTATGACGAATTCTATAAGAACTATGATATTGAAAAAGAGTTTGAGGCTATGAGAAAAACAGGCGTATTTCAAAGTGCACCACTCAAATGA